DNA sequence from the Arthrobacter jinronghuae genome:
TGATCTTGCGTTCCTGGACGTCCATGCCGCGGTCGCGGCCCAGCTGCAGAACGGACGAGCGGGTAATGCCGTGCAGGATGGTGCCGGACAGGGCCGGCGTGACCAGGCGGCCGTCCTTGAAGACGAAGAAGACGTTCATGCCGCCCAGTTCTTCAACGGCGTTGTCATTGAATTCATCCAGGAACAGCACCTGCTTGCAACCGTTCGCTTCGCCTTCCATCTGGGCAATGAGCGACGCCGCGTAGTTACCGCCGCACTTGGCTTCCCCGGTGCCGCCGCGGCCTGCGCGGGCGTACTTGGTGGAGAGCCAGATGGATACGGGCTTCAGTTCCCCGCCGAAGTAGTTGCCGGCCGGGGAAGCGATGACGCGGTAGGACACCTCACGCGCAGGACGCACGCCGAGGAAGGGCTCGGTGGCAATCATGAACGGGCGCAGGTACAGCGCAGCGCCTTCACCGTCGGGGATCCAGTCCTTGTCCAGTGCCACCAGCTGGCGGATGGACTCCAGGAAGAGTTCCTCGGGCAATTCCGGCAGGGCAAGCCGGCGGGCGGAAAGGTTCAGGCGGGCCGCATTGGCTTCCGGCCGGAAACTCACCACTGAACCGTCTGCATGGCGGTAAACCTTCAGTCCCTCGAAAATCTCCTGGCCGTAGTGCAGCACGCCGGCGGCAGGGTCAATGGAGATGGGACCGTAAGGCTCAATGCGCGCGTTCTGCCACTCCTGCTCACCGGATTCCCCCGCCTTCCAGTCAATGACGGCGGTGTGGTCGGTGAAGTAGTCGCCGAACCCGGGGTTTGCCAGGATGGCTGCACGCTCGGCGGCGGGCTTGGGATGGGTGGAAAGCTCCTGGGAAAATTCCAGTGCGCTGACGGTCATGATTCCTCCACTGTGAACGGCAAAAACCCGTTCTACGACTGCTTATTGGCTATCAACGAGCTTATGACACCGCGGCGGCGATGGCATCGCCGACCTCGGCGGTGGTACGCCGCGTTCCGTCCCGCCCGGAAAGATCCTTTTCCACTGCCCGCTCCACCTTGGCTGCTTCATCGTCAAAGCCCAGGTGCTGCAGCAGCAGGGCCGCCGAGAGGATGGCTGCGGTGGGATCAGCCTTTTGCTGACCGGCAATATCGGGTGCGGACCCGTGGACCGGCTCGAACATGGACGGGAAGGTGCGGTCCATGTTGATGTTGCCTGAGGCCGCCAGGCCGATACCGCCGGTGATTGCAGCCGCCAGGTCCGTGATGATGTCGCCGAACAGGTTGTCGGTGACAATCACGTCGAACCGTGACGGATCGCTCACCATGAAAATGGTGGCGGCGTCTACGTGCAGATAGTCGTGGGTGACCTCGGGGAACTCGTGCGCCACCTTCTCCACCGTGCGCTTCCAGAGCCTGCCGGCGTTCACCAGCACGTTGTGCTTGTGTACCAGGGTGAGGTGACGGCGCGGCCGGGCGGCGGCCCGCTGGAAGGCATCGCGGACGACCCGTTCCACGCCGTAGGCGGTGTTCAGGGATACCTCGGTGGCGATTTCCTGCGGGGTTCCTTCCCGCAGCACTCCCCCGTTGCCGGCGTAGGGACCTTCGGTACCTTCGCGCACCACAATAAAGTCGACGTTGCCGGGGGCAGCGAGCGGGCTGTGCACACCCGGATACAGGCGGGACGGCCGAAGGTTGACGTAGTGGTCCAAGCTGAACCGCAGCTTCAGCAGCAGTTCGCGTTCAATCAGCCCGGACGGGACGAGCGTGTCCCCCGGTGCAGCCCCCACTGCACCGAACAGGATGGCATCGTGTTCCTTGAGTGCTTGCAGGGTGTGCTCCGGAAGCGTCTCCCCGGTTTCCAGCCAGTGCTCGGCTCCCAGCGGGTATTCCGTCAGCTCGAACCGGACGGGGCTGCCGCCGGTGACTGCCAGCAGCACTTTTACTGCTTCGGCGGTGACTTCGGGCCCAATCCCGTCTCCGGGGATGACGGCCAGGGAAATGGTTCGGGGTGTTTCTTCACTCATGCTGCCCATCCTAGGAAACCGGTCCAGATACCGGGCAACCCGTCCCGCATCGTGGACACCCGCGCAGCACCCCGGGAGTTCAGCCCCCAGTATGACGCGCTGACGCCCGAACACCCCTACAGTTGGTTTCCATGCTCGTGCACCGACGACTCTATGCCTGGCTACAGGCGAACCCCGGGAAAGTGAATTTCTGGCAGGCAATCGCTGCCACCCTCATCTTCGCCGTCCCCTTCCTGCTGACGGGAAGAGGGCAATACGTCGAATTCTTCCTGTCTGCGGTCATCTGCATGGCCTTGGGCTGGCGCCGCAGCCACCCGGTGGCGGCAGCTGCCGTCCAGGCTGCTGCCTGCATCCTCCAGCTGTTCCTCGTACCGGTCACCGGCCTGCCCGCTGACATCTTTGTGCTCGTTACCGTGTACTCCCTGGCCGCCTTCGCCCCGCGCTGGGCGAGCCTGGCCGGGCTGGCCCTGGCCGTCGTCGGTGGGGCACTCTTTATTTTCCGCTATTTCCTTTTCCCCGAGCCCGTCCTGCGTGATCCGATGATCAATGCACTCGACCTTGTCGCCATCGAAGCGGTGGTCCTGGTGGCTTGGACGTTCGGTGACCTGACCCGCACCCGGCGGCTGGCCGTGCAGGCGCTCCAGGACCGCGCGCATCGGCTGGAAGTGGAACGCGAACAGGAACGGCAGCTCGCCGCCGCCGATGAACGCAGCCACATCGCGCGCGAAATGCACGACATCGTGGCGCACTCGCTCTCCGTGATCATCACCCAGGCCGACGGTGCCCGGTATGCGAGCGCCGAGGACCCGGAGATCGCACCGAAGACACTGGGCGTCATTGCCGAAACCGGCCGAAGTTCCCTGCGGGAGATGCGCCGCCTGCTTGGCGTATTGCGAGGCGACGAAGCCGCTTCCACCCGCCCCCTCCCGTCCCTCGCCGACATCGAGGAACTGCTGGAATCCGTCAAACGGGGCGGACTGGACACCGCCCTCAGCATCACGGGAACGCCGCGGCGCTCCTTGCCTCCCGGCGCGGAGCTGACCGCCTACCGCGTGATCCAGGAATCCCTCACGAACGTACTCAAACACGCAGGACCGAAGGCGAGCGCGAAGATAGCCCTGCACTGGACTCCTACCGGACTGGAAGTGGGCGTCCTCGACGACGGGCTGGGCGCGGCGTCGGCCCTAAACGACGACGGCGCCGGGCAGGGCATCAAGGGCATGGCCGAGCGGCTGTCCCTCTACGATGGAACGTTGAAGGCCGCCCCTGCGGCCGGCGGAGGATTCCGCGTTGAAGCATTCATTCCCTACACGGAGGCTTAGCACCAGTGCCGGATTCCCCCTGGACGGCAGCGTCCGACCCGTCCACCCAGCCCGCAGCCCCCATCCGGGTACTCCTCGTGGACGACCAGCAGCTGGTGCGCGGCGGTTTCCGGATGCTGATCAATTCCCAGCCGGACCTCAAGGTTGTTGCCGAAGCCGGTAACGGGCGCGAGGCCCTGGCCGCGCTGGCAGCCGTGTCCGCCGACGTCGTACTGATGGACGTGCGTATGCCCGGGATGGACGGCATCGAAGCCACTTCCCGGATTCTGGACTCAAACAACGGCGGCGGACCGAAGGTCGTAGTCCTGACCACCTTCGACCTGGACGAATACGCCCTCACCGCCATCCAGGCGGGGGCCAGCGGTTTCCTGCTGAAGGACGCACCGCCCGAGGAGCTTTTGGAGGCCGTCCGGACCGTGTACCGCGGGGACGCCGTCATTGCACCGTCCACCACGCGCCGCCTGCTGGACCACGTTGCTCCCCTGCTGCGTACGGCCGGTGCCCCGGGCAGCCGGCATGCCGACGCCGTCGCCTCCCTGACCCGGCGCGAACACGAGGTGTTCACCCTGATTGCGCAGGGCCTGTCCAATCCGGAAATCGCGGCGAAGCTGTACCTGTCCGAGGCCACCGTGAAAACCCATGTGGGCCATATCCTGGCCAAGCTGGAGGCCCGGGACCGGGTACAGGCAGTGGTCATTGCCTACGAGACGGGGATCGTCGCACCCTAGGGAGATGGTCACGGTAGACGACGTCCGCTCCATCTGCCTCTCCCTCCCCGGCGTGACAGAACGCCTCAGCTGGAAGCAGCCGGCCTGGTTCGCCCGGACGTTGATGGCCCGGATGTGGGAGGAAGACGTCCTGACGGTCAAAAGCGCCGAACGTGAAGCGCTGGCAGCCCTGCAGCCGGACCTCTTCTATTGGACGCCGCACCACGACCGGTCCCCCTTGCTCCTCCTGGCGAGGCTGGAGCACCTGCCTCCGGATGAACTGTCCGAGCTGCTCCGCGAGTCCTACCGGCTGGCCGGGCCGCTTCCACCCACGGGATGAGACACGGAGGAAAAGGACCCGCCTGCCCTCCGATGTAACCGCATCCACCCCGGCAATACTGTGGCGGTATGACATCACTTGCACAGCATTCCCCTGCGGCGGGCGCCGGAAAACCGCGTCTCGCATCCGCCGCCCAGCTCCTGAACAAGACCTACGGAACCGGTGACACCCGCGTCCACGCCCTGAAGGATGTGGACGTAAGCTTCGAGACCGGCACCTTCACCGCCATCATGGGTCCCTCGGGATCCGGCAAATCCACCCTGATGCACTGCCTGGCAGGCCTGGACACCGCGGACTCGGGCCGTATCTGGATAGGCGGCACCGAAATCACCGGGCTGAAGGACGCCGATCTGACCCGCCTGCGCCGCGACAGCGTGGGATTCGTTTTCCAGTCCTTCAACCTGGTGCCCACGCTGACTGCGGAGCAGAACATTACGCTGCCGGTATCCCTGGCCAACGGCACGGTGGACCGAGAATGGCTGGACTTCATCACGGAGACCCTGGGGCTCCGGGACCGGCTTCGGCACCGTCCCCATGAGCTTTCCGGCGGACAGCAGCAGCGCGTGGCTGTGGCCCGTGCCCTGTTGACCCGCCCGCATGTGCTCTTCGGCGACGAGCCCACCGGCAACCTGGATTCCAAGTCCGGTGCCGAAGTACTCTCGCTCCTTCGACGCTCCACCAAAGAGTTCGGCCAGAGCATCATCATGGTCACGCACGACCCCGTGGCCGCTTCCTATGCGGACCGCGTGGTCCTGATGAACGACGGCGAGCTCGTCGGGGAACTGGCGCAGCCCACCCCCGAGTCCGTGCTCGCCGCCCTCACCCAGCTGGGGGCATAGGCATGCTGCAGGTAGCCCTGGCGCAGGTGCGCCTCAATGCCCGGCGGTTTATCGCCGTTTCCCTGGCGGTGCTGATTGCCGTCGGCTTCCTCACCGCCACCCTCATCATCAATTCCTCGTCCAAGGCCTCACTGACGCAGAGCGTCGGCGAGGCGTACCGGAACGCCGATCTGCTCGTCACCAGCGATATGTACAGCGCGGATGCGGCCGTATTGGACGAAGACACCGCGGCCTTGGTCCGCGACACCCCCGGCGTGGACGGCGTCTACGCCGCCCGGCAGGCGTTCGTCACCTTCGGCGAGGACCGGGACAGCAATTTCGCTGAGCTAAGCAACACCTCCGACTACGCCGGCCTCTTCCCCGTGGAAGTGCTGCAGGGCACGCTGCCCGCTGCGGACAACGAAGTGGCCGTGGACAAGGACACCGCGGAACGCCACGAGCTGGCCGAGGGATCGGTACTGCCCCTCACCGCCTTTATCGATGACCCGACAGGTGAGCAGCATACGGCCGAGCTGACGGTCACGGCTTTGGTGTCCCCGTCCAAGGATCCACGGGCCCTGGGCACTCCGCAGCTGTATTCAACCTCTGCCACGGTGGCAGGGTTCGCCGAGCCGGAGTCCGGTTTCAGGAGTATTCAGGTGGCAGTTGCCGAAGATGCCGCAGTTGAGGACGTCCGCGCGGCACTGCAGCAGGACGTGAGCGGTATGGAGGGTGTGTACGTCCGCACCGCGCAGGAGCAGACAGACGAAATGGTTGCTTCCATGACCGGTGGGGACGATATCCTCACCACCATCCTGCTGGCCTTCGCTGCCGTGGCCCTGCTGGTCTGCGCCCTGGTGGTCTCCAATACCTTCTCGGTGCTGGTGGCCCAGCGCACCCGCGAACTCGCCCTCCTCCGGTGCATCGGCGCCGCCCGCTCGCAGATCCGCCGCTCCGTCATTGTGGAAGCGCTGATCGTGGGCATCGTGGCCTCAGTTGCCGGAGTCCTCGCAGCCGTTGCACTTGTTGGCGGCATTATTGCCTACCTGAAGAACATTCCGGAGAGCGGCTTCGCAACGCTGGCGGTCTCCCCGCTGTCCGTCGTCGCCGGACTGGGTGTCGGCATCGCCCTGACAGTCCTGGCCTCGCTGGTTCCGGCACGCGCCGCCACAGCCGTTGCACCCTTGGCAGCCCTGCGCCCGGCCGACGACGTCCGCGCCGGGACCCGGCGCGGCCGGGTGCGCCTGGGTATCGGCATGGTCTTGCTCGCCGGCGGCGCCGCGCTGCTGGCCTTCGGAGCAGTGAAAGGCAACCTGCTGATTGCCCTGCCCGGCGGCATGCTCAGCTTCGTAGGTGTGCTCATGTGCGCCACCCTCTTTGTTCCGTCCCTGGTACGCACCGTCGGCAGGATCGCTGCGCCGTTGGGTGTGCCGGGCAAACTGGCGGCGCTCAACGCCGTCCGCAACCCCCAGCGCACCTCCGCAACCTCCTCCGCCCTGCTGATCGGCGTCACCCTGGTGACCATGATGATGACCGGCGCTGCAACCGTCCGGACCTCCTTGGACGACGTGCTGGCCGCAGAGTACCCGGTGGACGTCAGCATCGACGGGCCCACCGATGAGTCGCCTTTCACTTCCGCAGACGCAGAAGCTGCACGTGCCGTGCAGGGCGTGCAGGAAGCGGTGCTGGTGCCTACGGCCGGCATGACCGAGACGGAATACGGACCTGACGGTGTGTATGCCCTCGACCCTGCCGACGCCGCGAAGGTACTGCAGGATTCCACCCTTGCGCTGGAGGCCGGCGTTATCCTGATGCCGCAGGGAACCACGGAGAAAACCCTTACGGTTCAGGGGGCATCCAAGACCGTCGAGCTGAAGGTGGTGGTGTCGAGAAGCAGCCAACTGCGTCCGCTGATCAGCACCTCCACTGCCGAAACCCTGGGCGGTATGCCGGCCGCGGCAGAAGACATGTATCCCCCGCAGCCGCAGCTGTGGCTGTCAGTGGTTGACGGCCTGAATACCAACGAGTTGATGGATCTGCGCACCGATCTCGCCGCGGCGGTGGACGTGGACGACTACGCCGTCTCGGGTTCGGCCATTGAGCGGGGGGCTTTTGAGCAGGTCATCAATGTCCTGCTGATGGTGGTCACCGGGCTGCTGGGAGTGGCAGTGGTGATTGCCTTGGTGGGCGTGGCCAACACCCTCTCCCTGTCTGTACTGGAACGCACCCGCGAGTCTTCACTGCTGCGCGCATTGGGCCTGACCCGGGGACAGCTGCGCGGCATGCTTGCACTGGAAGCCTTGCTGATTGCCGGGGTGGCTGCCCTGATGGGCAGCATCCTGGGCTCGCTGTACGGCTGGCTGGGAGCGGAATCCGCGCTGGGTTCCTTTACCACCGTGGCGTTGTCGCTGCCCTGGCTGCAGCTGCTCGCCGTCCTGGCCGTAGCGCTCCTGGCCGGACTCGCTGCCTCGGTGCTGCCTGCCCGCCGCGCGGCACGGCTCTCCCCCGTGGCCGGGCTGGCAGCGGACTAGGTCCTCGCGGTCCGGGCGCCGATCTGCAAGGATACTGAACAGGATGAATTACTAAGCAGGCTGATTTCAGCCGCCACCACGAGATGCATCCGGACAACGTGAGGAGAGCACATGCAGCAGTCCCAGACGGAACACGAATCACTGGCGGCCTACCTTGACGACCATCTGGTCGGGGCAGAGACGGGCGTCCGTCTTTTCACCGCCGCCCAGCGCACCTGGGAGGGGTCGCCCTATGAGGAAACCTTCGCGCGGCTCGCGGAAGAAATTTCGGATGAACGCGACGAACTGGAATCCCTGATCCACGCGCTGGGCTATTCGCGCAGCAAGGTGAAGGCGGCTGCGGCCATGGTCGGAGCCGCGGCCGGCAAGCTGGGTCCGCTGAATCCGCTCAGCACCGGCGGCGGCGCCACGGGACAGCTGGAGCTGGAGTCCCTGCAGTCGCTGGTGCGGATGAAGGAATCCCTGTGGCGGACCCTGCTGGTGCTTTCGGCCAAGGACCACCGGTTCAACACGGCCCGCCTGCAGGAACTTACGGAAACGGCCCGCCGGCAGCAGGAAGACGTAGCCGCCGTAATGGAGCAGACGGCCGCGCAGCGGTTCCTCGGCTCCGCCGAGTCCATCTGACCTGCTCAGTAGAACAAGAACACCCCCGGCAACCTGCCGGGGGTGTTTTGCTGTCGCAGCCTATTCGGCCGGCTCCTCGTACTTCGGGAAGATGGGCGTCGGAGCCGGCAGCTCGGTGCCCGGCACCAGCGGCGCGGCGATCGCACTGAACTGCCGGGCGGCGTCGTCGTCCTGGCCCAGGACCGTGAGCAGCTTAGCCGCGCTGCCCGGCATCACCGGCTGGATCAGGATCGCCACGATGCGCAGCACCTCGAGGGTCACGTAGAGCACGGTGTTCATGCGCTCGACGTCGGTCTTCCGCAGCACCCAGGGTGCCTGATCGGCGAAGTAGGCGTTGGTGTCGCCGAGGACCTTCCACGTGGCTTCCAGTGCACCGTGGAAATCCTGGACGTCGTAGGCCTCACGGGAAACCTGCAGCAGGTTCCCGGCCGCTTCCAGCAGCGCAGTGTCCTCAGGGGTGAACGCCCCGGGCTGCGGTACCGCTGCACCGCAGTTCTTGGCCACCATGGACAGTGAGCGCTGGGCCAGGTTGCCCAGGTTGTTGGCGAGGTCGGAGTTCATCCGGCCGACGACGGCGTCGTGGTTGTACGAGCCGTCCGCGCCGAAGGGCACCTCGCGCAGCAGGAAGAACCGGACCGAGTCCAGGCCGTACTGCTCGGCCCAGGCCTTCGGTGCCACCACGTTGCCCAGCGACTTGGACATCTTGACGCCCTTGTTGTGCAGGAAGCCGTGGATCATGATGCGCTTGGGCAGCTCCAGCTTCGCGGACATCAGGAATGCCGGCCAGAAGATGGCGTGGAAGCGGGAGATGTCCTTGCCGATCACGTGTACATCGGCGGGCCAGTACTTCTTAAAGGCTTCACTGTCCGTATCGGGGAAGCCGACGCCGGTGAGGTAGTTGGTCAGCGCGTCCACCCACACGTACATCACGTGGTCCGGGTTGCCGGGAACCGGGACGCCCCAGTCAAAGGTAGTGCGGGAGATGGAGAGGTCTTCCAGGCCGCCCTTGACGAAGCTGATGACTTCGTTGAACCGCGAGCGCGGCGCAGCGAACTCCGGCTGCGACTCGTACAGGTCCAGCAGCCGGTCCTGGTAGGCGGAGAGGCGGAAGAAGTAGCTCTCCTCCTCCGTCCAGGTCACCTCGGTGTCCGTTTCCTTGGAGTAGCGGACGCCGTCCTCGCGGACCTCGGTTTCGTCTTCGCTGTAGTAGGCCTCGTCCCGGACGGAGTACCAGCCGGAGTACTTGGAGAGGTAGATGTCCCCGTTGTCCTCCATCCGCTTCCAGATGGCCTGGGCCGCGGCGTAGTGGTCCGCATCGGTGGTGCGGATGAACCGGTCATAGGAAGTGCCCATGTCCGCTTCCATCTGCTTGAAGGCGGCGGAGTTGCGGTCCGCGAGTTCCTTGGCGGTAACGCCTTCCTTGTCCGCGGACTGCTGCATCTTCAGGCCGTGCTCGTCCGTGCCCGTCATGAAGAACACGTCGTAGCCGTCCAGCCGCTTGAAGCGGGCCATGGCGTCCGTGGCGATGTGCTCGTAGGCGTGACCGATGTGTGGTTCGCCGTTGGGGTAGGAGATGGCCGTGGTGATGTAGAACGGGGTCTTGGAATCGGAAGAAGTCACATAAGAAAATTACCCTGTTTTAGCGGGACTTGTCGCTTCGGCGCCGGTACGGCGGGCCAGGCCCAGAAG
Encoded proteins:
- a CDS encoding MmcQ/YjbR family DNA-binding protein, yielding MVTVDDVRSICLSLPGVTERLSWKQPAWFARTLMARMWEEDVLTVKSAEREALAALQPDLFYWTPHHDRSPLLLLARLEHLPPDELSELLRESYRLAGPLPPTG
- a CDS encoding 3-isopropylmalate dehydrogenase, producing the protein MSEETPRTISLAVIPGDGIGPEVTAEAVKVLLAVTGGSPVRFELTEYPLGAEHWLETGETLPEHTLQALKEHDAILFGAVGAAPGDTLVPSGLIERELLLKLRFSLDHYVNLRPSRLYPGVHSPLAAPGNVDFIVVREGTEGPYAGNGGVLREGTPQEIATEVSLNTAYGVERVVRDAFQRAAARPRRHLTLVHKHNVLVNAGRLWKRTVEKVAHEFPEVTHDYLHVDAATIFMVSDPSRFDVIVTDNLFGDIITDLAAAITGGIGLAASGNINMDRTFPSMFEPVHGSAPDIAGQQKADPTAAILSAALLLQHLGFDDEAAKVERAVEKDLSGRDGTRRTTAEVGDAIAAAVS
- a CDS encoding sensor histidine kinase, which produces MLVHRRLYAWLQANPGKVNFWQAIAATLIFAVPFLLTGRGQYVEFFLSAVICMALGWRRSHPVAAAAVQAAACILQLFLVPVTGLPADIFVLVTVYSLAAFAPRWASLAGLALAVVGGALFIFRYFLFPEPVLRDPMINALDLVAIEAVVLVAWTFGDLTRTRRLAVQALQDRAHRLEVEREQERQLAAADERSHIAREMHDIVAHSLSVIITQADGARYASAEDPEIAPKTLGVIAETGRSSLREMRRLLGVLRGDEAASTRPLPSLADIEELLESVKRGGLDTALSITGTPRRSLPPGAELTAYRVIQESLTNVLKHAGPKASAKIALHWTPTGLEVGVLDDGLGAASALNDDGAGQGIKGMAERLSLYDGTLKAAPAAGGGFRVEAFIPYTEA
- the metG gene encoding methionine--tRNA ligase, with amino-acid sequence MTSSDSKTPFYITTAISYPNGEPHIGHAYEHIATDAMARFKRLDGYDVFFMTGTDEHGLKMQQSADKEGVTAKELADRNSAAFKQMEADMGTSYDRFIRTTDADHYAAAQAIWKRMEDNGDIYLSKYSGWYSVRDEAYYSEDETEVREDGVRYSKETDTEVTWTEEESYFFRLSAYQDRLLDLYESQPEFAAPRSRFNEVISFVKGGLEDLSISRTTFDWGVPVPGNPDHVMYVWVDALTNYLTGVGFPDTDSEAFKKYWPADVHVIGKDISRFHAIFWPAFLMSAKLELPKRIMIHGFLHNKGVKMSKSLGNVVAPKAWAEQYGLDSVRFFLLREVPFGADGSYNHDAVVGRMNSDLANNLGNLAQRSLSMVAKNCGAAVPQPGAFTPEDTALLEAAGNLLQVSREAYDVQDFHGALEATWKVLGDTNAYFADQAPWVLRKTDVERMNTVLYVTLEVLRIVAILIQPVMPGSAAKLLTVLGQDDDAARQFSAIAAPLVPGTELPAPTPIFPKYEEPAE
- a CDS encoding ABC transporter permease translates to MLQVALAQVRLNARRFIAVSLAVLIAVGFLTATLIINSSSKASLTQSVGEAYRNADLLVTSDMYSADAAVLDEDTAALVRDTPGVDGVYAARQAFVTFGEDRDSNFAELSNTSDYAGLFPVEVLQGTLPAADNEVAVDKDTAERHELAEGSVLPLTAFIDDPTGEQHTAELTVTALVSPSKDPRALGTPQLYSTSATVAGFAEPESGFRSIQVAVAEDAAVEDVRAALQQDVSGMEGVYVRTAQEQTDEMVASMTGGDDILTTILLAFAAVALLVCALVVSNTFSVLVAQRTRELALLRCIGAARSQIRRSVIVEALIVGIVASVAGVLAAVALVGGIIAYLKNIPESGFATLAVSPLSVVAGLGVGIALTVLASLVPARAATAVAPLAALRPADDVRAGTRRGRVRLGIGMVLLAGGAALLAFGAVKGNLLIALPGGMLSFVGVLMCATLFVPSLVRTVGRIAAPLGVPGKLAALNAVRNPQRTSATSSALLIGVTLVTMMMTGAATVRTSLDDVLAAEYPVDVSIDGPTDESPFTSADAEAARAVQGVQEAVLVPTAGMTETEYGPDGVYALDPADAAKVLQDSTLALEAGVILMPQGTTEKTLTVQGASKTVELKVVVSRSSQLRPLISTSTAETLGGMPAAAEDMYPPQPQLWLSVVDGLNTNELMDLRTDLAAAVDVDDYAVSGSAIERGAFEQVINVLLMVVTGLLGVAVVIALVGVANTLSLSVLERTRESSLLRALGLTRGQLRGMLALEALLIAGVAALMGSILGSLYGWLGAESALGSFTTVALSLPWLQLLAVLAVALLAGLAASVLPARRAARLSPVAGLAAD
- a CDS encoding ABC transporter ATP-binding protein: MTSLAQHSPAAGAGKPRLASAAQLLNKTYGTGDTRVHALKDVDVSFETGTFTAIMGPSGSGKSTLMHCLAGLDTADSGRIWIGGTEITGLKDADLTRLRRDSVGFVFQSFNLVPTLTAEQNITLPVSLANGTVDREWLDFITETLGLRDRLRHRPHELSGGQQQRVAVARALLTRPHVLFGDEPTGNLDSKSGAEVLSLLRRSTKEFGQSIIMVTHDPVAASYADRVVLMNDGELVGELAQPTPESVLAALTQLGA
- a CDS encoding response regulator, with the translated sequence MPDSPWTAASDPSTQPAAPIRVLLVDDQQLVRGGFRMLINSQPDLKVVAEAGNGREALAALAAVSADVVLMDVRMPGMDGIEATSRILDSNNGGGPKVVVLTTFDLDEYALTAIQAGASGFLLKDAPPEELLEAVRTVYRGDAVIAPSTTRRLLDHVAPLLRTAGAPGSRHADAVASLTRREHEVFTLIAQGLSNPEIAAKLYLSEATVKTHVGHILAKLEARDRVQAVVIAYETGIVAP
- a CDS encoding branched-chain amino acid aminotransferase, yielding MTVSALEFSQELSTHPKPAAERAAILANPGFGDYFTDHTAVIDWKAGESGEQEWQNARIEPYGPISIDPAAGVLHYGQEIFEGLKVYRHADGSVVSFRPEANAARLNLSARRLALPELPEELFLESIRQLVALDKDWIPDGEGAALYLRPFMIATEPFLGVRPAREVSYRVIASPAGNYFGGELKPVSIWLSTKYARAGRGGTGEAKCGGNYAASLIAQMEGEANGCKQVLFLDEFNDNAVEELGGMNVFFVFKDGRLVTPALSGTILHGITRSSVLQLGRDRGMDVQERKITLDEWREGIASGDITEVFACGTAAVITPIGQLKSENEVIGSADAKPGEVTMSIREQLLGIQTGTVEDTHGWLTRLA